One Deinococcus psychrotolerans genomic window carries:
- a CDS encoding transposase — protein sequence MGKQRKKWPTDTKEQIVLSVLGGQLNVAEAARQHGVNESLIHTWKAQFLEAGRGRLAGDHTDDRHGELERENERLKVLVGEKELALHIAKKARGL from the coding sequence ATGGGAAAACAGCGAAAGAAGTGGCCGACCGATACCAAAGAGCAGATCGTGCTGTCTGTGCTCGGCGGCCAGCTCAATGTGGCAGAGGCGGCCCGGCAGCATGGTGTCAATGAAAGCCTGATTCACACCTGGAAAGCTCAATTCTTGGAAGCAGGTCGTGGCCGCTTGGCTGGGGACCACACGGATGACCGTCACGGTGAACTGGAACGCGAGAATGAACGCCTGAAGGTGCTGGTGGGCGAGAAGGAATTGGCGCTGCACATCGCAAAAAAAGCACGGGGTCTTTGA